The following proteins come from a genomic window of Verrucomicrobiia bacterium:
- a CDS encoding iron-containing alcohol dehydrogenase, which produces MTRFEFATATRIIFGSGTLPEAAKAAQGFGRRVFLVTGSRADRAQGLLSQLQRAGLEVVMASVSGEPTTDSVQALTTQAKAERCDVVIGFGGGSVIDAAKAVSGLLTNDGDLFDYLEVIGKALPLKNPAAPYIAIPTTAGTGAEVTRNAVLGSKEHRVKVSLRSPLMLPRLAIVDPELTYDLPEDVTAYTGLDALTQVIEPYVCAKANPMTDGWCVEGIRRAAKSLRKAVEQGNDKVAREDMAVTSLFGGLALANAGLGAVHGFAAPFGGMFPAPHGAVCAALLPHVMAANIKELRESAPGSIALARYEEIGRLLTGRLQASAEDGVEWVEKLVNDLRVPKLSQYGCLEKDVESVVEKAAKASSMKANPVELAAGDLSRILKAAMREEINR; this is translated from the coding sequence ATGACGCGCTTTGAATTTGCTACGGCAACGCGGATTATTTTTGGCTCTGGAACTTTACCAGAAGCGGCGAAGGCAGCGCAGGGATTTGGTCGGCGGGTGTTTCTGGTGACAGGCAGCCGGGCGGACCGCGCGCAAGGTTTGCTGAGTCAGTTGCAGCGAGCGGGATTGGAGGTCGTGATGGCTTCAGTGAGCGGTGAGCCGACGACAGACTCTGTGCAGGCTTTAACGACTCAAGCTAAGGCTGAACGGTGTGATGTGGTGATCGGCTTCGGCGGCGGCAGTGTGATCGATGCCGCCAAGGCCGTGAGTGGCTTGCTGACGAATGACGGAGATTTGTTCGATTACTTGGAAGTGATCGGCAAGGCATTGCCGCTGAAAAATCCGGCAGCTCCTTACATCGCGATACCCACTACCGCGGGAACTGGTGCGGAAGTCACGCGGAATGCGGTGCTCGGCTCCAAAGAGCATCGGGTGAAAGTGAGCCTGCGCAGTCCGCTAATGTTGCCGCGATTGGCTATTGTGGATCCGGAGTTGACGTATGATTTGCCAGAGGATGTGACGGCTTACACTGGCTTGGATGCGTTGACACAGGTGATCGAGCCTTACGTCTGCGCCAAGGCGAATCCGATGACGGATGGCTGGTGTGTGGAGGGGATTCGCCGTGCTGCCAAGTCGCTGCGTAAAGCGGTGGAGCAGGGGAATGACAAGGTGGCGCGTGAAGATATGGCGGTGACGAGTCTCTTCGGTGGGCTGGCGTTGGCGAATGCGGGTCTTGGTGCGGTGCATGGATTTGCTGCGCCGTTCGGTGGGATGTTTCCCGCACCGCATGGAGCGGTGTGTGCCGCGCTGCTGCCGCATGTGATGGCGGCGAATATCAAGGAATTGCGGGAGAGTGCACCGGGCAGTATAGCCTTGGCGCGCTATGAGGAGATCGGGAGATTGCTGACAGGAAGGCTGCAAGCGAGCGCGGAAGATGGCGTGGAGTGGGTGGAAAAACTTGTGAACGATTTACGAGTGCCCAAGCTTTCTCAATATGGCTGTTTGGAGAAAGACGTGGAATCCGTCGTGGAGAAAGCGGCGAAAGCGAGCAGTATGAAGGCGAACCCGGTGGAGCTTGCTGCAGGTGATTTGAGCAGAATTTTGAAAGCGGCGATGAGAGAAGAAATTAACCGCTAA
- a CDS encoding DEAD/DEAH box helicase, translated as MSFAELGLSSAVMEGVKAMGYVEPTPIQLCAIPKILAGKDVIGSAQTGTGKTAAFALPILSKLEKPAPGPRVLVLEPTRELAAQVETSFRDFSRFTQLRSVVVFGGVGYGKQTDMLRSGVDILIATPGRLIDYLQRGTVRLDQVQHLVLDEADRMLDMGFLPDVRRIIERCPKQRQTCLFSATVPPDIDALIKWSMNKPEIIEIGARRSPATTVKHAIFPVADGQKTDLLQALLDQINYDSVIIFCRTRHRADRIAKFLSKNRHAVATLHSDRSQRQREDALKGFRDKRYDVLVATDIAARGIDVPEVSHVINFDVPLHAEDYVHRIGRTGRAQATGDAFTIMIAEERGQVRDIEKFIGQKIVRERLENFPYNASPAFDELRPGETIKPKPRQQQQRQQQRPQHQPHPQNRPPQQRPPQGQPQSQQGQPQRPPQQHQQHQPQRPPQQRPQHPRPAQPQQHGQGPRPPRPQHQQPRHNQPNRGPRPQEPREPREVDGNREGANERPPIHKWLANRPDTSVSKIYGGPLPSQSKGRRGKHRSGGGGGNRRFGGGGGYGGSKSLPPGRSW; from the coding sequence ATGAGTTTTGCAGAGCTGGGTTTGTCCAGCGCAGTGATGGAAGGCGTGAAGGCCATGGGGTATGTGGAGCCAACGCCCATTCAGTTGTGTGCCATCCCCAAGATTTTGGCAGGTAAGGACGTCATTGGCAGTGCCCAGACTGGCACTGGCAAGACGGCCGCTTTTGCGCTGCCCATATTGTCTAAACTGGAGAAGCCCGCTCCCGGTCCACGCGTCCTCGTGCTTGAGCCCACGCGTGAATTGGCTGCCCAAGTCGAGACCTCCTTCCGCGATTTCTCCCGCTTCACCCAATTGCGCTCCGTCGTCGTATTCGGCGGTGTCGGCTATGGGAAGCAGACGGACATGCTCCGCAGTGGCGTCGATATCCTCATTGCCACACCCGGACGCCTGATCGATTACCTCCAGCGCGGCACCGTTCGCTTGGATCAAGTGCAGCATCTCGTCCTCGATGAAGCCGATCGCATGCTGGACATGGGCTTCCTCCCTGACGTCCGCCGCATCATCGAGCGTTGCCCGAAGCAGCGCCAGACCTGTCTGTTCTCCGCCACTGTTCCGCCGGACATTGATGCCCTCATCAAATGGTCCATGAACAAACCCGAGATCATCGAGATCGGCGCGCGCCGTTCCCCGGCCACTACGGTTAAGCACGCCATCTTCCCTGTGGCCGATGGTCAAAAGACCGATCTGCTCCAGGCCTTGCTCGATCAGATTAATTACGATTCCGTCATCATCTTCTGCCGCACACGCCATCGCGCCGATCGCATCGCGAAATTCCTCAGCAAGAATCGCCATGCCGTTGCCACGCTCCACTCGGACCGTTCGCAACGCCAACGTGAAGACGCGCTCAAAGGCTTCCGCGATAAGCGCTACGATGTGCTCGTCGCTACGGACATCGCCGCCCGCGGCATCGATGTGCCTGAGGTCAGCCACGTCATTAATTTCGACGTCCCGCTCCACGCGGAGGACTACGTGCACCGCATCGGTCGTACCGGTCGTGCGCAAGCCACTGGCGACGCCTTCACCATCATGATCGCCGAGGAACGCGGCCAGGTCCGTGACATCGAGAAATTCATCGGCCAAAAGATTGTGCGCGAACGGCTGGAAAACTTCCCGTACAACGCCAGCCCGGCCTTTGATGAACTGCGTCCCGGCGAAACCATCAAGCCGAAGCCCCGTCAACAGCAACAGCGCCAGCAGCAACGGCCTCAACACCAGCCGCATCCGCAAAACCGGCCACCGCAGCAACGCCCGCCTCAAGGCCAACCCCAATCTCAACAAGGTCAACCTCAGCGGCCACCGCAACAGCATCAGCAACATCAGCCGCAGAGACCGCCCCAACAGCGTCCTCAGCATCCGCGCCCGGCGCAACCGCAACAGCATGGCCAAGGCCCGCGTCCGCCCAGACCGCAACACCAGCAACCTCGGCACAACCAGCCAAACCGTGGACCACGCCCGCAAGAACCGCGTGAGCCGCGTGAAGTGGATGGCAACCGCGAAGGCGCCAACGAACGTCCGCCCATCCACAAATGGCTGGCGAACCGTCCCGACACCAGCGTGAGCAAGATTTACGGTGGACCCTTGCCCAGCCAGTCCAAGGGCCGTCGTGGCAAGCATCGTTCTGGTGGCGGTGGAGGTAATCGCCGCTTCGGCGGTGGTGGCGGCTACGGTGGTAGCAAGAGCCTGCCTCCCGGCCGCAGCTGGTAA
- a CDS encoding ABC transporter permease subunit, protein MEFGIGSTDQSGIMVVGNHMAKDQRTVFLPVLERELRVQARKKITYRLRWITALVALLIGGSLLWAFSSTPLSANSSSQVFYLLAGLGILFSLIEGVRLACDSISRETREGTLGLLFLTDLKEYEIILGKVGACSLSAFYAMLASFPILGISLLLGGLMFGELFRVGIVLVVSLFYSISLSLLVSSRCKEESRSMVGAVSLVCLMVFLLPVLLDVFLPSPFGEWGAWTSPFAAFGNSSDIAYQVNPLGFWSRIAVLLVLSVGCLALAARRLRTTWMTEKSTTADHRRPHPFWLRARLSMNGSDNPIFNLAAHRHVRSLWLVFGFFFYLYVVSILEDRHCSFLLPMIFFVIKVVIGWKACVDFQKAKQCGALELWLTSSLTVREIISGKRQAMNRWFLAGLVLVTSALLLYWFQSMLINTNNDILFAGIMGTFVDFGHGPMPFDTNMHNLIVLAMLGVVFFFDTWAMIWMGMWHGLAGRSIVEAETKAFYWVLLLPWLVMFISQVFFMFGGGFDPEELTMQTAVTVLTVFADIWFVIYAKRKLNRRFRDVAAEAFMHKPAWWERVFNRIFRRAAGARVTA, encoded by the coding sequence GTGGAATTTGGCATTGGCAGCACTGATCAGTCCGGCATCATGGTGGTGGGAAATCACATGGCCAAGGACCAGCGAACAGTTTTTCTGCCAGTGCTGGAACGCGAACTGCGGGTGCAGGCGCGTAAGAAGATCACTTATCGTCTGCGCTGGATCACAGCCTTGGTGGCTTTGCTGATAGGCGGGTCCCTCTTGTGGGCATTCAGCTCGACTCCATTGTCAGCCAATTCCAGCAGCCAGGTGTTTTACCTCCTCGCGGGCCTAGGCATCCTGTTCAGTCTGATAGAAGGTGTGCGGCTGGCTTGCGATTCCATCAGCAGAGAGACGCGTGAAGGCACGTTGGGGCTGCTCTTCCTGACGGACCTGAAAGAGTATGAGATCATTCTGGGCAAGGTGGGAGCCTGCTCGCTTTCCGCCTTCTACGCCATGCTGGCATCGTTTCCCATCTTGGGCATATCACTGCTACTGGGTGGTCTGATGTTTGGAGAACTGTTCCGCGTGGGCATTGTCCTGGTCGTTTCGCTTTTTTACTCCATCAGCCTGAGCCTGTTAGTTTCTTCGCGCTGCAAGGAAGAAAGCCGCAGCATGGTCGGGGCTGTGTCCCTCGTCTGTCTGATGGTTTTCCTGCTGCCGGTGTTGCTCGACGTGTTCCTGCCGTCACCGTTTGGGGAGTGGGGTGCATGGACCAGTCCGTTCGCGGCATTTGGGAATTCATCCGATATCGCCTATCAGGTGAATCCTCTCGGCTTCTGGTCAAGGATCGCGGTTTTGCTGGTCCTTTCCGTTGGCTGTCTTGCATTGGCAGCCAGAAGGCTGCGGACCACGTGGATGACGGAGAAGTCCACCACGGCAGACCATCGGCGACCTCATCCATTCTGGCTGCGGGCCAGATTGAGCATGAATGGATCGGACAATCCCATCTTCAATCTGGCCGCTCACCGTCACGTCCGCAGTTTGTGGCTGGTCTTTGGTTTTTTCTTTTACCTGTATGTGGTTTCCATCCTAGAAGACCGTCACTGCTCTTTTCTGCTGCCGATGATCTTCTTCGTGATCAAAGTGGTCATCGGCTGGAAAGCCTGCGTTGATTTTCAGAAAGCCAAACAATGCGGTGCTTTAGAACTTTGGCTTACCTCTTCCCTTACAGTGCGAGAAATCATCTCCGGCAAACGGCAGGCGATGAACCGCTGGTTTCTAGCTGGGCTGGTGCTGGTCACAAGCGCGCTGCTGCTCTATTGGTTCCAGTCGATGCTCATCAATACGAACAACGACATCCTCTTTGCTGGTATCATGGGCACCTTTGTGGATTTCGGACATGGTCCCATGCCTTTTGATACAAACATGCATAACCTCATAGTGCTGGCCATGCTGGGGGTGGTCTTCTTCTTTGATACTTGGGCGATGATCTGGATGGGCATGTGGCATGGGCTGGCGGGCAGAAGCATCGTGGAAGCGGAGACCAAAGCGTTTTACTGGGTTCTGCTGCTACCATGGCTGGTGATGTTCATTTCACAGGTCTTTTTCATGTTCGGCGGCGGATTTGATCCGGAAGAACTGACGATGCAGACAGCTGTCACCGTTCTCACTGTGTTCGCGGATATCTGGTTTGTGATCTATGCGAAACGGAAGTTAAACAGACGTTTCCGGGATGTAGCGGCGGAGGCATTCATGCACAAACCGGCGTGGTGGGAACGGGTGTTCAACCGGATATTCAGGAGGGCGGCAGGAGCACGAGTGACAGCATGA
- the ispE gene encoding 4-(cytidine 5'-diphospho)-2-C-methyl-D-erythritol kinase, which produces MPLTYQSHCKVNLILNILGKRQDGFHELETVMLPIPLHDTLTFERAGRGVTLTCSEPSLPVDASNLVHRAASGFLTNAKMFDGVKIHLEKRIPMAAGLGGGSGNAAITLLGMNELFGQRLPENRLYDLAAALGSDVPFFLQKGPALAIGRGEKVQTLPPFKALQGCAMLLIHPGFGVSTAWAYQNLARFPEDLNGRAGRSQELVNALNTADTEAAVKLFYNSLEAPVLEKHPILKMYQDFLEARGAFRAMMSGSGSTTFAVFPSKAAADAVIEEFKGKFGETAWIASVEL; this is translated from the coding sequence ATGCCACTGACATATCAATCGCACTGCAAGGTCAACCTGATCCTGAACATCTTGGGCAAGCGCCAGGATGGCTTCCATGAACTGGAGACCGTGATGCTCCCCATACCGCTCCATGACACGCTCACCTTTGAGCGCGCCGGGCGCGGTGTCACCCTCACCTGCAGTGAACCCAGCCTACCCGTGGATGCCAGCAATCTCGTTCATCGGGCCGCCTCGGGCTTTTTGACGAATGCAAAGATGTTCGATGGAGTGAAAATCCATTTAGAGAAACGTATCCCCATGGCCGCTGGCTTGGGCGGTGGCAGTGGTAATGCCGCGATCACGCTGCTGGGCATGAACGAACTTTTCGGTCAACGTCTTCCCGAGAACCGTCTCTACGATCTCGCCGCTGCCCTCGGTTCCGATGTTCCATTCTTTTTGCAGAAAGGTCCGGCATTGGCTATCGGTCGTGGTGAGAAGGTCCAGACGCTGCCTCCTTTCAAAGCGCTGCAAGGTTGCGCCATGCTGCTCATCCATCCTGGCTTCGGGGTTTCCACCGCATGGGCATATCAGAATCTCGCCCGTTTCCCGGAGGACTTGAATGGGCGCGCCGGTCGCTCTCAGGAACTGGTCAATGCCCTGAACACTGCGGATACTGAAGCCGCCGTGAAGCTCTTTTACAACTCCCTCGAAGCACCCGTGCTGGAGAAGCATCCCATCTTAAAGATGTATCAGGATTTTCTCGAAGCCCGTGGCGCATTCCGCGCGATGATGTCCGGCAGCGGCTCCACCACCTTCGCCGTATTCCCAAGCAAAGCGGCTGCGGATGCCGTGATCGAGGAGTTCAAAGGCAAGTTCGGCGAGACCGCGTGGATCGCTTCTGTGGAGCTTTAA
- a CDS encoding exosortase system-associated protein, TIGR04073 family, translating into MRKPLALLFSAAVAVTLTTGCAGPSHKLGRGINNATEFARLGDLRRSMEQTAMWYGPDQAYTSGFIKGINRSVTRTALGVVEIVTFPFPSYDPFYMKHSKGNEDIYIGGPYQPKQVWSINFMTEDPAYPTNFKPGLISDSIFATDTQIGFSAGDAFPMVPGSRFHIFDY; encoded by the coding sequence ATGCGCAAACCATTGGCCCTGTTGTTTTCGGCGGCTGTCGCGGTCACTTTGACCACCGGCTGTGCTGGCCCTTCCCACAAGCTCGGTCGCGGCATCAATAACGCCACAGAATTCGCCCGTCTCGGTGACCTTCGTCGCTCCATGGAGCAAACCGCCATGTGGTATGGCCCCGATCAGGCTTACACCTCCGGTTTTATCAAGGGTATCAACCGTAGCGTGACCCGCACCGCCTTGGGTGTTGTTGAAATCGTCACCTTCCCCTTCCCGTCTTACGATCCTTTCTACATGAAGCATAGCAAAGGTAACGAGGACATCTACATCGGAGGTCCTTACCAGCCGAAGCAAGTCTGGTCCATCAACTTCATGACGGAAGACCCGGCCTACCCCACGAATTTCAAGCCGGGGCTGATTTCCGACAGCATTTTCGCGACGGATACGCAGATTGGTTTCAGCGCGGGTGATGCCTTCCCGATGGTTCCGGGCAGCCGTTTCCACATCTTTGATTACTAA
- a CDS encoding sugar O-acetyltransferase — MKTEKEKMLAGELYDALDAQLSQERQRCRDLFKALNDSREDQVVERKKILEELFGYPNDAWIQPPFFCDYGYNIRLGSKVFFNFNCVVLDVMPVTIGSNVLFGPSVQIYTAMHPLSAMERRTWLEYAKPVTIGSDVWVGGGAIICPGVTIGDRSVIGAGSVVTKYVPSDVFAAGNPCKVIRQLKG, encoded by the coding sequence ATGAAAACGGAGAAGGAGAAGATGCTCGCAGGGGAGCTTTATGATGCGCTGGACGCGCAGCTTTCGCAGGAGCGGCAGCGATGTCGCGATCTGTTCAAGGCGTTGAATGATTCGCGGGAAGATCAAGTGGTGGAGCGAAAGAAGATTTTGGAGGAGCTGTTCGGTTATCCGAATGATGCTTGGATACAGCCGCCGTTCTTCTGTGATTACGGCTACAACATCAGGCTGGGGAGCAAGGTGTTTTTCAATTTCAACTGCGTGGTGCTGGATGTGATGCCGGTGACGATTGGCAGCAATGTGCTGTTCGGTCCCTCGGTGCAAATCTATACGGCGATGCATCCGCTGAGCGCGATGGAGCGGCGCACGTGGCTGGAGTATGCGAAGCCGGTGACGATCGGTTCCGATGTGTGGGTGGGCGGCGGGGCGATCATCTGTCCGGGTGTGACGATCGGAGATCGCTCGGTAATCGGCGCAGGCAGTGTGGTGACGAAGTATGTGCCGAGCGATGTGTTTGCAGCGGGGAATCCGTGCAAGGTGATACGGCAGTTGAAGGGGTGA
- a CDS encoding UvrD-helicase domain-containing protein, protein MFDIGSLNPQQREAVRTIQGPVLILAGAGTGKTRVITVRIAHMIDRGVNPGNILAVTFTNKAAKEMQERISKLVPTQRAKKGEEKPPRPTICTFHSLCVRILRQHIEKLGYKKNFVIYSESEQLGAIKKIMSRLSSKGEKSDPGAILSMLSRFKNGGVDSTLFADESVRALALHVRRQYDTALKACNAVDFDDLILLTLRLFEEHPEALESCRAKYQYVMVDEYQDTNAAQFQLVHFLTKVHRNFCVVGDDDQSIYGWRGAEVANLLNLEQHFPEVKVVKLEQNYRSTNTILEAANAVIKNNTQRRGKQLWSTKGQGEKITIAKYPKDEDEAREIVQQIEFNRMTRQIPWVHHAILFRTNLQARPIETALRKAGVRYHLIGGQSFFDRREIKDFMAYIRTFINPHDDISLLRIANTPARGLSDTTMQRLLETSHERGCSVYAAMRHTDVQDSFLTRIKESIQAFLLFIEKMREPLQSEDTLSLSNWANNFLTETGYLDDLRKSEKDPETAENRVKNISELVATLDTTPGGTPKPQDRLVEFMEEMTLDTERAEDKEVKGDAVTLITMHSCKGLEYPHVFIVGMEEGLLPHARSKVEGTLDEERRLFYVAITRAQESLMVSHCDARMRYGQPMPCHPSSFLKEMPENLVEHMSEKSKKPVTVETGKSIFAGIRASLG, encoded by the coding sequence ATGTTCGATATTGGTTCACTCAACCCGCAGCAACGGGAAGCGGTCCGCACGATTCAGGGACCGGTCTTGATCCTTGCCGGCGCGGGCACGGGGAAGACGCGTGTGATCACGGTGCGTATCGCGCACATGATCGATCGCGGGGTGAATCCGGGAAATATCCTGGCGGTGACCTTCACGAACAAGGCGGCGAAGGAGATGCAGGAGCGTATCAGCAAGCTCGTGCCGACGCAGCGCGCCAAGAAGGGTGAAGAGAAGCCGCCTCGCCCTACTATCTGCACGTTCCATTCTCTATGCGTGCGCATCTTGCGCCAGCACATCGAGAAGCTCGGCTACAAAAAGAATTTCGTCATTTACAGTGAGAGCGAACAGCTCGGGGCGATCAAGAAGATCATGAGCCGCCTTTCCTCGAAGGGCGAGAAGTCCGATCCGGGCGCGATTCTCTCGATGCTCAGCCGCTTCAAGAATGGAGGCGTGGATTCCACCTTGTTCGCGGATGAGAGCGTGCGTGCTCTGGCATTGCACGTGCGTCGTCAATACGACACGGCGTTGAAGGCGTGTAATGCGGTGGACTTCGATGATCTGATTTTGCTCACGCTGAGGCTTTTTGAGGAGCATCCGGAGGCGCTGGAATCGTGCCGTGCGAAGTATCAATACGTGATGGTGGACGAGTATCAGGACACGAATGCAGCGCAATTCCAGCTCGTGCATTTCCTGACGAAGGTGCATCGGAACTTCTGTGTGGTGGGTGATGATGATCAGAGCATCTACGGCTGGCGCGGCGCGGAAGTCGCGAACCTGCTGAATCTCGAACAGCATTTCCCTGAAGTGAAGGTCGTGAAGCTGGAGCAGAATTATCGCTCTACAAACACGATCCTCGAAGCAGCGAACGCAGTCATCAAGAACAACACGCAACGGCGCGGCAAACAGCTCTGGTCCACCAAAGGCCAAGGTGAGAAAATCACGATCGCGAAGTACCCGAAGGACGAAGACGAGGCGCGGGAGATCGTGCAGCAGATCGAGTTCAACCGCATGACACGGCAGATTCCCTGGGTGCATCATGCGATTTTGTTCCGCACGAATCTGCAGGCGCGACCGATTGAAACGGCATTACGCAAGGCCGGCGTGCGTTATCACTTGATCGGCGGGCAGAGTTTCTTCGACCGTCGTGAGATCAAAGATTTCATGGCGTATATCCGCACGTTCATCAATCCGCACGATGACATCAGCCTCTTGCGCATCGCGAACACGCCAGCGCGTGGATTGAGCGATACGACGATGCAGCGATTGCTGGAGACAAGTCATGAGCGCGGATGCTCGGTGTATGCGGCGATGCGGCATACGGATGTGCAGGACTCGTTTCTCACGCGCATCAAGGAAAGCATCCAGGCATTTCTCCTGTTCATCGAAAAGATGCGCGAGCCGTTGCAATCGGAGGACACGCTTTCACTGAGCAATTGGGCGAATAACTTCCTGACGGAGACGGGTTATCTAGATGATTTGCGCAAGTCGGAGAAAGATCCGGAGACTGCCGAGAATCGCGTGAAGAACATCAGCGAACTCGTCGCCACACTGGACACGACTCCGGGCGGCACACCGAAGCCGCAGGATCGCCTGGTGGAGTTTATGGAAGAGATGACGCTGGATACCGAGCGCGCTGAGGACAAGGAAGTGAAAGGCGATGCGGTTACGCTCATCACGATGCATAGCTGCAAGGGCTTGGAGTATCCGCATGTGTTCATCGTGGGCATGGAGGAAGGACTCTTACCACACGCACGGAGCAAAGTGGAAGGCACGCTCGATGAAGAGCGGCGACTTTTCTACGTGGCGATCACGCGCGCGCAAGAAAGCCTGATGGTCAGCCATTGCGATGCGCGGATGCGTTACGGCCAGCCGATGCCGTGCCACCCGTCGTCGTTCTTGAAGGAGATGCCGGAAAACTTGGTGGAACACATGAGCGAGAAGTCGAAGAAGCCGGTGACGGTGGAGACAGGGAAGTCGATTTTTGCGGGGATACGGGCGAGTTTGGGGTAA
- a CDS encoding putative quinol monooxygenase yields the protein MLIVHVHVHVKPESVEAFKLATIENAQLSVQEPGIARFDIVQQQDNPSKFVLVEVYRNPEAPAKHKETKHYAKWRDTVADMMAEPRASVKYSNIFPEDAKW from the coding sequence ATGCTAATCGTTCATGTCCATGTGCATGTGAAACCAGAATCGGTGGAAGCGTTCAAACTTGCCACCATTGAGAACGCCCAGCTTAGCGTGCAGGAACCGGGTATTGCCCGTTTTGACATCGTTCAACAACAGGATAACCCGTCCAAGTTCGTGCTAGTAGAGGTCTATCGGAATCCGGAAGCCCCGGCGAAGCACAAGGAGACCAAGCACTACGCCAAATGGCGCGACACTGTGGCGGACATGATGGCTGAGCCACGCGCGAGTGTGAAATACAGCAATATATTCCCAGAAGATGCGAAGTGGTAG